From Pigmentibacter ruber, a single genomic window includes:
- a CDS encoding Fur family transcriptional regulator encodes MTTSRRSIDNLPKRSHLHKVFDDYLNKLGLRQTRQRKIILDAVLSSGRHVDAETISNEVKKIDSSIGLATVYRTLKMMTDSKILVERHFSGDRASFEFADQDNEHHDHLICNQCGEIVEFYDEELERYQDIVAKNLGFQLKTHKMELFADCLSVESCKRKNIK; translated from the coding sequence ATGACGACATCCAGAAGATCTATTGATAATTTACCTAAAAGATCACACTTACATAAAGTTTTTGATGATTATCTTAATAAATTGGGCCTACGCCAAACTCGACAACGCAAAATAATTTTAGATGCGGTACTTTCTTCTGGTAGACATGTTGATGCTGAAACAATTTCTAATGAAGTAAAAAAAATTGATAGCTCGATTGGGCTTGCTACTGTTTATCGTACTCTTAAAATGATGACTGATTCTAAAATTCTTGTGGAACGTCACTTTAGCGGTGATAGAGCCAGCTTTGAGTTTGCTGATCAAGATAATGAACACCACGATCATTTAATCTGCAATCAATGTGGTGAAATAGTTGAGTTCTATGATGAAGAACTTGAGCGATATCAGGATATTGTTGCTAAAAATCTTGGATTTCAATTAAAAACTCATAAAATGGAGCTTTTTGCAGATTGTCTTAGTGTTGAGTCCTGTAAACGGAAAAATATAAAGTAA